From Camelina sativa cultivar DH55 chromosome 20, Cs, whole genome shotgun sequence, the proteins below share one genomic window:
- the LOC104769973 gene encoding binding partner of ACD11 1 isoform X2, whose amino-acid sequence MAVRSVKVGNLSSGATEHDIKEFFSFSGEVESIDIRSNEHSAYVTFKAPQGAETAVLLSGASIADQSVVIEMAPNYTPPAAPHAETQASSGGGAESVVQKAEDVVSSMLARGFILGKDAVGKAKAFDEKLGFTSTATAGVASLDQKIGLSQKLTAGTSLVNEKIKAVDQNFQVSERTKSVYAAAEQTVSTAGSAVMKNRYVLTGVSWAAGAFNRVAQAAGEVGQKTKEKVEAEQPSQPSQSQQQLPEGYSPISSEFPKN is encoded by the exons GTAAGGTCAGTCAAAGTTGGAAATCTCTCTTCAGGAGCTACAGAGCATGACATAAAagagtttttctctttttctggTGAAGTTGAAAGCATCGACATCCGAAG TAATGAGCATAGTGCTTATGTCACATTCAAAGCTCCTCAAGGAGCAGAGACAGCTGTGCTCTTATCA GGAGCGAGTATTGCAGATCAATCAGTCGTCATTGAAATGGCTCCTAATTACACTCCACCGGCTGCCCCTCATGCG GAAACACAGGCCAGCAGTGGAGGCGGTGCAGAATCTGTTGTCCAAAAGGCAGAAGATGTTGTGAGCAGCATGTTAGCAAGGGGTTTCATTCTTGGGAAAGATGCAGTTGGCAAAGCAAAAGCTTTTGATGAGAAACTTGGTTTCACTTCAACCGCAACTGCAGGAGTTGCTTCACTAGACCAAAAAATCGGTCTAAGCCAAAAACTAACAGCTGGAACAAGCTTGGTGAACGAAAAAATCAAGGCGGTGGACCAAAACTTTCAGGTATCAGAGAGGACCAAGTCTGTGTATGCAGCTGCTGAACAGACTGTGAGCACCGCAGGAAGTGCTGTGATGAAGAACCGTTACGTGTTAACTGGTGTGAGTTGGGCCGCAGGAGCATTCAACAGAGTGGCTCAAGCAGCTGGAGAGGTTGgacagaaaacaaaagagaaggtTGAAGCTGAGCAACCGTCACAACCATCACAGTCGCAGCAGCAACTGCCAGAAGGGTATTCTCCGATTTCGTCTGAATTCCCAAAGAACTAA
- the LOC104769973 gene encoding binding partner of ACD11 1 isoform X1 — protein MAVRSVKVGNLSSGATEHDIKEFFSFSGEVESIDIRSSNEHSAYVTFKAPQGAETAVLLSGASIADQSVVIEMAPNYTPPAAPHAETQASSGGGAESVVQKAEDVVSSMLARGFILGKDAVGKAKAFDEKLGFTSTATAGVASLDQKIGLSQKLTAGTSLVNEKIKAVDQNFQVSERTKSVYAAAEQTVSTAGSAVMKNRYVLTGVSWAAGAFNRVAQAAGEVGQKTKEKVEAEQPSQPSQSQQQLPEGYSPISSEFPKN, from the exons GTAAGGTCAGTCAAAGTTGGAAATCTCTCTTCAGGAGCTACAGAGCATGACATAAAagagtttttctctttttctggTGAAGTTGAAAGCATCGACATCCGAAG CAGTAATGAGCATAGTGCTTATGTCACATTCAAAGCTCCTCAAGGAGCAGAGACAGCTGTGCTCTTATCA GGAGCGAGTATTGCAGATCAATCAGTCGTCATTGAAATGGCTCCTAATTACACTCCACCGGCTGCCCCTCATGCG GAAACACAGGCCAGCAGTGGAGGCGGTGCAGAATCTGTTGTCCAAAAGGCAGAAGATGTTGTGAGCAGCATGTTAGCAAGGGGTTTCATTCTTGGGAAAGATGCAGTTGGCAAAGCAAAAGCTTTTGATGAGAAACTTGGTTTCACTTCAACCGCAACTGCAGGAGTTGCTTCACTAGACCAAAAAATCGGTCTAAGCCAAAAACTAACAGCTGGAACAAGCTTGGTGAACGAAAAAATCAAGGCGGTGGACCAAAACTTTCAGGTATCAGAGAGGACCAAGTCTGTGTATGCAGCTGCTGAACAGACTGTGAGCACCGCAGGAAGTGCTGTGATGAAGAACCGTTACGTGTTAACTGGTGTGAGTTGGGCCGCAGGAGCATTCAACAGAGTGGCTCAAGCAGCTGGAGAGGTTGgacagaaaacaaaagagaaggtTGAAGCTGAGCAACCGTCACAACCATCACAGTCGCAGCAGCAACTGCCAGAAGGGTATTCTCCGATTTCGTCTGAATTCCCAAAGAACTAA